A genomic region of Persephonella marina EX-H1 contains the following coding sequences:
- the gspD gene encoding type II secretion system secretin GspD: protein MRSGRYLVLLLLLISFFIMPARSEDDSLQRIIQQAKEFKETGQVYFNFEKIDLKLLTYFISGLTGKNIVLSADIKGQISLIFPEPVSIDDAWNIYTSILKSRNYILVDKGSFYEVIPSGFSRNVTPPVKPELEESEDMVTYVYKFKNADVTQAVNVLRGLKSPKGLIFSYNPANIIIITDSQSNIKNLKQVISLIDTPSEGMEIKVYKLKYSSSGEIAAALTSLFSDLAKKGVQLKAYNLKSQNAVVVKAPSYVFKEIQDIISILDQPTPHPTYRRFWTIYLKNSKAEDIANVLNKLLENIRLVSLKEGAKKGKTQIKNLKTYTKPVSTQKTDRPKVVADKASNSIIIYANKTEYEAIKELVQNLDKQKKQVLVTALITEVSEQALKEIGVRWQVFGSQGGAAFRGGISKEGFYNIIGSTNFVAGVLSTSGENVEIGGNVLFFPDLLFLFSLLERGTGFNIVSSPKILTMDNIEASINVSQVTPFAQSVKFDINGNPIINYDYKEVGLILKVTPHISGDNIVMEIHQEVNEVIGYEKPQIGEISYVVPITSKRELNTTITVTNGKTIVLGGLVSKKTIKTMEGVPFFSSIPIIGNLFKYRSEDLNKTNLFVFLTPFIIEKPEDLARITEEHQKLSEALLKGKKKEEKAKEVEKKENKDIFENYRGYFGG from the coding sequence ATGAGATCAGGTAGATATTTAGTTTTACTGCTTTTATTAATATCCTTTTTTATAATGCCTGCAAGATCTGAAGATGACAGCTTACAGAGGATAATACAGCAGGCAAAGGAGTTTAAAGAGACAGGTCAGGTTTACTTCAATTTTGAGAAGATAGATCTTAAACTTCTCACATACTTCATCTCGGGACTTACAGGTAAAAATATAGTTTTAAGTGCGGATATAAAAGGTCAGATATCACTTATCTTTCCTGAGCCTGTATCAATTGATGATGCCTGGAATATATACACATCAATACTTAAATCAAGAAATTATATTCTTGTAGATAAAGGCTCTTTTTATGAGGTTATACCTTCAGGTTTCTCAAGGAATGTGACACCACCTGTAAAGCCCGAACTTGAAGAATCGGAAGATATGGTAACTTACGTTTACAAATTCAAAAATGCCGATGTAACACAGGCTGTAAACGTCCTTAGAGGTCTTAAATCACCAAAAGGTCTAATATTCTCATACAATCCAGCAAATATAATAATAATCACAGATTCACAATCAAATATTAAAAATCTAAAACAGGTAATCTCCCTTATAGATACACCATCAGAAGGTATGGAGATAAAAGTTTATAAACTTAAATACTCAAGCTCAGGGGAGATCGCAGCTGCTCTAACATCACTTTTCTCAGATCTTGCAAAGAAAGGTGTCCAGCTTAAGGCTTACAACTTAAAATCTCAGAATGCTGTTGTTGTCAAAGCACCTTCCTATGTATTTAAGGAGATACAGGACATAATATCAATACTTGATCAGCCTACCCCTCACCCAACTTACAGAAGATTCTGGACCATCTACCTGAAAAACTCAAAGGCTGAGGATATAGCAAATGTTCTGAACAAACTTCTTGAGAATATAAGGCTTGTTTCACTGAAGGAGGGAGCAAAAAAGGGGAAGACACAGATAAAAAATCTGAAAACATACACAAAACCTGTATCAACCCAGAAGACAGACAGACCAAAGGTTGTTGCTGATAAGGCTTCTAACTCGATAATAATCTATGCAAATAAAACGGAGTACGAGGCTATAAAGGAGCTTGTCCAGAATCTTGACAAACAGAAGAAACAGGTTCTTGTAACGGCACTTATAACTGAGGTGTCAGAGCAGGCTTTAAAAGAGATAGGTGTAAGATGGCAGGTATTCGGTTCACAGGGTGGAGCCGCTTTCAGAGGTGGTATATCAAAGGAAGGATTTTACAACATTATAGGTTCTACTAACTTTGTAGCAGGTGTTCTATCAACATCAGGAGAAAATGTTGAGATAGGTGGAAATGTTCTGTTCTTCCCTGATCTTTTATTCCTGTTCTCACTGCTTGAGAGGGGAACAGGTTTCAATATAGTATCATCACCAAAAATTCTTACAATGGACAATATTGAGGCATCAATAAATGTTTCACAGGTTACACCTTTTGCACAGAGTGTCAAGTTTGATATTAACGGAAATCCGATAATTAACTACGACTATAAAGAGGTTGGTCTTATTCTTAAAGTAACACCCCATATATCAGGTGATAACATAGTTATGGAGATACATCAGGAGGTGAATGAAGTTATAGGTTATGAAAAGCCTCAGATAGGAGAGATAAGTTATGTTGTCCCGATAACATCAAAAAGGGAGCTTAACACAACAATAACTGTAACAAACGGAAAAACCATCGTTTTAGGGGGTCTTGTTTCAAAGAAAACCATAAAAACTATGGAAGGAGTACCATTCTTCTCATCAATTCCTATAATAGGAAATCTCTTCAAGTACAGGTCTGAGGATCTGAATAAAACTAACCTTTTTGTTTTCCTCACACCTTTTATTATTGAAAAGCCTGAGGATCTTGCAAGGATAACTGAAGAGCACCAGAAGTTAAGTGAGGCTCTACTGAAAGGTAAGAAAAAAGAAGAAAAAGCTAAGGAAGTTGAAAAGAAGGAAAATAAAGATATCTTTGAAAATTACAGAGGTTACTTTGGGGGTTGA
- the gspE gene encoding type II secretion system ATPase GspE, whose protein sequence is MGVDNLPVEFLKENQIVPSEDGKVFITKKTPFYAVEDIRFLTGKTPETVLISEEEFNEKLEEYISNIQNSLEEETEIKETFFEDLLVGSDAPVIQMLNSLFLKAVRSDASDIHFEPFSDRVVVRFRLDGVLHEVSTIPLNAYPQVVSRIKIISKLNVAEKRLPQDGRIKVKIGEKKLDMRVSTLPTVFGERVVIRLLDRSDTLLTLEELGFEPDDLEKYERIIRKPHGLVLVTGPTGSGKSTTLYASLLKLKTPRKNIITIEDPVEYQIDGISQIQVNPKIDLTFANGLRSILRQDPDIVMVGEIRDLETAEIAIHASMTGHLVLSTLHTNDAPSAVARLVDMGVEPFLVASSLEGVIAQRLVRKICESCKKEYIPRDDEVEEINRYMGRELKIGKLYKGEGCDNCLGTGFKGRIAIYEIMEIDEEMRAVISKQPESMAVKEKALEKGMRTLIQDGLLKVVKGVTTVEEVLQVAQV, encoded by the coding sequence TTGGGTGTTGATAATCTCCCTGTTGAGTTTTTAAAGGAGAATCAGATCGTTCCTTCTGAAGACGGAAAGGTTTTTATAACTAAAAAAACACCTTTTTACGCAGTTGAGGATATAAGATTTCTTACAGGAAAAACACCTGAGACCGTTCTTATATCTGAAGAGGAGTTCAACGAAAAACTTGAGGAGTATATCTCAAATATACAGAACAGCCTTGAGGAAGAGACAGAGATAAAGGAGACATTCTTTGAGGATCTTCTTGTCGGTTCAGACGCACCTGTAATCCAGATGTTAAACTCCCTCTTCCTTAAAGCTGTAAGATCAGACGCAAGTGATATACATTTTGAGCCTTTCTCAGACAGGGTTGTTGTAAGGTTCAGACTTGATGGTGTTCTACATGAGGTTTCTACAATACCGTTAAATGCATATCCTCAGGTTGTATCAAGGATAAAGATAATATCAAAACTTAATGTGGCTGAAAAAAGGCTTCCTCAGGATGGAAGAATAAAGGTCAAGATCGGTGAAAAAAAGCTTGATATGAGGGTGTCCACACTTCCTACAGTTTTTGGTGAGAGGGTTGTTATAAGACTTTTAGACAGATCGGACACTCTTTTAACACTTGAGGAGCTTGGTTTTGAGCCTGACGATCTTGAGAAGTACGAAAGGATTATAAGAAAACCACACGGTCTTGTTCTTGTTACAGGACCAACAGGCTCTGGTAAATCAACAACACTTTACGCATCACTACTAAAACTTAAAACACCGAGAAAGAACATAATAACTATAGAAGATCCTGTTGAGTACCAGATAGATGGAATAAGCCAGATACAGGTCAATCCAAAGATAGATCTTACTTTTGCAAACGGACTTAGGAGCATACTTAGACAGGATCCTGACATTGTGATGGTAGGTGAGATAAGGGATCTTGAGACAGCAGAGATAGCGATACACGCATCAATGACAGGTCACCTTGTTCTTTCAACACTTCACACAAATGATGCTCCTTCAGCTGTTGCAAGACTTGTTGATATGGGTGTTGAGCCTTTCCTTGTAGCATCATCACTTGAGGGTGTTATAGCACAGAGACTTGTCAGAAAGATATGTGAAAGCTGTAAGAAAGAGTATATACCGAGGGATGACGAGGTTGAGGAGATAAACAGGTATATGGGAAGGGAGCTAAAGATCGGTAAGCTTTATAAGGGGGAAGGCTGTGATAACTGTCTCGGAACAGGATTTAAAGGAAGAATAGCTATATACGAAATTATGGAGATAGACGAGGAGATGAGAGCTGTTATATCTAAACAGCCTGAAAGTATGGCTGTTAAAGAAAAAGCGCTGGAAAAGGGTATGAGAACTCTGATACAGGACGGACTTTTAAAAGTGGTAAAAGGTGTAACAACAGTTGAGGAAGTTCTCCAGGTGGCACAGGTGTAA
- a CDS encoding type II secretion system F family protein — translation MPFYRYRAFSKDGKEVTAVEEAVSVSHLKSILSSKDLVPYEIEEVTAEQKRRSVFQLEIFRRKKISNEDLSLLLYEIGILLERNVHITQIFDILSKQMENQEIKKAVLSAKTYLQEGSSVSEALGKTKIFPRFLVEMIRAGETSGALDKIFLSASEFIEKQEEFKRKIINSLIYPSIVIGVGFLAMIVIMNFVVPTITNIYQQFGKELPTSTKIVVAFSNISSTFLKFLPVLVIPLFFMRKRFLNRKVLDRIRLKIPFFNKVHRYSIYSTWSNTLGILLKGGLTLDRAVEISNETINNIYIREGFNTVAEEIKKGKSLSDLLKREKLLPENSIQLLKIGEETGQLDKMLLLVSQIYKKQTERLISLFLSYLEPAVLIILSVLIGFFVFATLLPIFNLSIK, via the coding sequence ATGCCTTTTTACAGATACAGAGCATTCTCAAAGGATGGAAAAGAGGTTACAGCTGTTGAGGAGGCTGTCTCAGTTTCACATCTGAAAAGTATCCTGAGTTCAAAGGATCTTGTTCCCTACGAGATAGAGGAAGTTACAGCTGAACAGAAGAGAAGATCTGTATTCCAGCTTGAGATATTCAGAAGAAAAAAGATATCAAATGAGGATCTATCACTTTTACTTTACGAGATAGGGATACTACTTGAGAGAAATGTCCATATAACACAGATATTTGATATCCTGTCAAAGCAGATGGAAAATCAGGAGATAAAAAAGGCTGTTTTATCTGCAAAAACATACCTTCAGGAAGGGAGCTCCGTATCTGAGGCGCTTGGAAAAACAAAGATATTTCCCCGGTTTCTTGTTGAGATGATAAGAGCAGGTGAGACATCAGGTGCACTTGATAAGATATTTTTATCCGCCTCAGAGTTCATAGAGAAACAGGAGGAGTTCAAAAGGAAGATTATAAACTCCCTTATATACCCCTCAATAGTAATAGGCGTTGGGTTTTTGGCTATGATAGTTATAATGAATTTTGTCGTTCCAACGATAACAAACATATATCAGCAGTTTGGGAAGGAACTTCCAACATCAACAAAGATCGTAGTGGCATTCTCAAATATAAGCTCCACTTTTTTAAAGTTTCTCCCCGTTCTTGTGATCCCTCTATTTTTTATGAGAAAAAGATTTTTAAACAGAAAGGTTTTGGACAGGATCAGACTGAAGATACCTTTTTTTAATAAGGTTCACAGGTACTCAATATACTCAACATGGAGTAACACACTCGGTATTCTCCTTAAAGGGGGTCTAACACTTGACAGGGCTGTTGAGATATCAAATGAGACCATAAATAATATCTATATAAGAGAAGGATTTAATACTGTAGCTGAAGAGATAAAGAAGGGTAAATCCCTTTCTGATCTACTGAAAAGGGAAAAACTCTTACCTGAAAACAGCATACAGCTTTTAAAGATAGGGGAAGAGACAGGACAGCTTGATAAGATGCTTTTACTCGTTTCACAGATATATAAGAAGCAGACAGAAAGGCTTATATCACTGTTCTTAAGCTATCTTGAACCTGCTGTTCTGATAATACTTTCAGTTCTTATAGGATTTTTCGTTTTCGCAACACTTCTGCCGATATTCAACCTGAGTATTAAATAG
- a CDS encoding class I SAM-dependent methyltransferase, with amino-acid sequence MDIGKRFDQVANRYDTPDKFERSKIFVENILSQIPVKNDFKVLDVGAGTGTVDILLSPYVKEIHAYDLSEGMLSVFSEKIRREGIKNIKIFREDILNKDGDHTDFDLVITSMTLHHIEDTYKAVKKLSDFLKVGGYLVVVDLEKEDGTFHSDNTDVKHFGFDREEIESMFRSAGLQDINVQTVFTIDKEREGKIRKYPVFMAYGRKSI; translated from the coding sequence ATGGATATAGGAAAAAGGTTTGATCAGGTTGCAAACAGATACGACACACCTGACAAGTTTGAAAGATCAAAGATATTTGTTGAAAATATACTCTCACAGATACCTGTAAAAAATGATTTTAAAGTCCTTGATGTTGGAGCAGGAACAGGAACTGTTGACATTCTTTTATCTCCTTATGTTAAAGAGATACACGCTTATGATCTTTCCGAAGGCATGCTTTCAGTTTTCAGTGAGAAGATCAGAAGGGAAGGTATCAAAAATATAAAGATATTCAGAGAAGATATCCTGAATAAGGATGGGGATCACACTGATTTTGATCTTGTTATTACATCCATGACATTACACCATATTGAGGATACATATAAGGCTGTTAAAAAGCTGTCAGACTTTTTAAAGGTCGGTGGTTATCTTGTGGTTGTGGATCTTGAAAAGGAAGACGGAACTTTCCATTCTGACAATACAGATGTTAAACATTTTGGATTTGATAGGGAAGAGATAGAAAGTATGTTCAGATCAGCAGGTCTTCAGGATATAAATGTCCAGACTGTCTTCACGATAGATAAGGAAAGAGAAGGGAAGATAAGAAAATATCCTGTTTTTATGGCTTACGGGAGAAAATCTATTTAA
- a CDS encoding rubredoxin, translated as MHKKDSGSKRRCRICGFVYDPQKGDPLRNIPPGIRFEDLPDSYRCPVCKYTKSHFFTIKSWME; from the coding sequence ATGCATAAAAAAGACAGCGGCAGCAAAAGAAGATGTAGAATATGCGGATTTGTATACGACCCTCAGAAGGGAGATCCATTAAGAAATATACCTCCTGGTATTAGATTTGAGGATCTTCCTGACAGTTACAGATGTCCTGTATGTAAGTACACAAAATCACATTTTTTCACAATTAAAAGCTGGATGGAATGA
- the mtnC gene encoding acireductone synthase — MIKAVLIDIEGTVSPISFVKEVLFPYSKERIEEFIKKNLDNPDIKRIIQDIKNIEGRDLTLEEVVNTLIRWIDQDKKITPLKEIQGYIWEEGFRSGRLKAPVYEDAYRKLKEWKEKNIPMYIYSSGSVKAQKLFFSHTEYGDLTGFFSGFFDTKTGNKKDPQSYLKIAEAVGLKPENILFLSDNPDEIRAAAEAGMKVIKISRPEDSPYIDNFPYRQVDSFDQITDL; from the coding sequence TTGATAAAGGCTGTTCTTATTGATATTGAAGGGACTGTATCTCCTATATCATTTGTTAAGGAGGTTCTTTTTCCATACTCTAAGGAGAGAATTGAGGAGTTTATAAAGAAAAACCTTGATAATCCAGATATAAAAAGGATCATACAGGATATTAAAAATATAGAAGGAAGGGATCTGACCTTAGAAGAGGTGGTAAATACCCTTATAAGATGGATAGATCAGGATAAAAAGATAACCCCTCTAAAAGAGATACAGGGGTACATATGGGAGGAAGGTTTCAGATCAGGAAGATTGAAAGCACCTGTTTATGAAGATGCGTACAGGAAGTTAAAAGAATGGAAGGAGAAGAATATCCCCATGTACATATACTCTTCAGGATCTGTAAAGGCACAGAAGCTTTTTTTCTCCCATACAGAGTATGGAGATCTGACAGGATTTTTCTCAGGATTTTTTGACACAAAAACAGGAAACAAAAAAGATCCACAGTCCTACTTAAAGATAGCTGAAGCTGTAGGTCTTAAGCCTGAGAATATACTTTTCCTCTCTGACAATCCTGATGAGATAAGGGCAGCAGCGGAGGCAGGAATGAAGGTTATAAAAATATCAAGACCTGAAGACAGCCCTTATATTGATAACTTCCCATACAGGCAGGTTGACAGTTTTGACCAGATCACCGATCTATAA
- a CDS encoding energy-coupling factor ABC transporter permease: protein MHIPDGFISPKVYIPAYIIASGLWVYSFNRIKSYLDEKTVPLLSVLTAFSFILMLIMIPLPGGSSAHPSGIALLSVIFGYHISFIALSIVFFIQAVILGEGGITTFPINAVIIGFLGSLSAYFTYRSLKNLNKNLALFLSGWVSVNISAFFIALILGVQPLIAHTPDGKPLFFPFGIGITVPAVMIPHFFIGIADGIITVLGYRILRKIRNDI, encoded by the coding sequence ATGCATATTCCTGATGGGTTTATATCTCCAAAGGTTTATATTCCGGCTTATATAATTGCATCAGGTTTATGGGTATACAGTTTTAACAGGATAAAATCATATCTTGATGAGAAAACAGTACCTTTACTTTCTGTTTTAACAGCCTTCTCTTTTATACTTATGCTTATAATGATACCTCTCCCCGGGGGAAGCTCAGCCCATCCATCTGGTATAGCTCTGCTCTCAGTTATATTCGGGTATCATATATCTTTTATCGCCCTTTCTATAGTCTTTTTCATACAGGCTGTCATACTTGGTGAAGGCGGGATAACAACATTCCCGATTAATGCTGTAATAATAGGATTCTTAGGCAGTTTATCAGCCTATTTTACTTACAGATCTCTGAAAAACCTTAATAAAAATCTTGCACTCTTTCTCTCCGGATGGGTATCTGTCAATATATCAGCTTTTTTTATAGCTTTAATACTTGGAGTTCAGCCTTTGATAGCCCATACACCAGATGGAAAGCCTCTTTTTTTCCCTTTCGGTATTGGTATAACAGTTCCTGCAGTAATGATCCCCCACTTTTTTATAGGTATAGCTGATGGGATTATAACAGTTTTAGGCTACAGGATACTGAGGAAGATAAGAAATGATATATAG
- a CDS encoding transporter — MVRKIKSLIFILFIFYLPALAHHGVASLGTAGIEGPGAPLETSSSATLPEGKFLAYMKLDYASFYKYTPEIDDETESYTFWIYGIGYGLKSYLSLYLFVPYYTKKLEDNSFNSSGFADISVMAVYGFKYDEGFMPVPEKESLDDLMDWHFTVYTGISLPTGDPNIRDRDGNIDPGMSLGFGKPTVTVGFTGTKQINEDLTFILDSNYLKFFEYRYNDGNKYRFGDEFRFNTAFTYRLITDPKSKFRLDGNFELNYLYLGRDSQNGVKLKGTGGDIVYSVLGFRLYYRTISVGLGIKKPVWKDLNEQSIQQGAEGKENYRIIFTFSALF, encoded by the coding sequence TTGGTAAGGAAGATTAAATCTCTGATCTTTATTCTCTTTATTTTTTATCTTCCGGCTTTAGCCCATCACGGCGTAGCCTCACTTGGAACAGCAGGTATTGAAGGTCCAGGAGCTCCCCTTGAAACATCATCCTCAGCCACACTCCCTGAGGGAAAGTTTCTCGCCTATATGAAGCTTGATTATGCCTCATTTTATAAATACACACCTGAAATTGATGATGAGACTGAGAGTTATACATTCTGGATATACGGTATTGGATACGGTTTAAAGTCATACCTTTCCCTTTATCTTTTTGTTCCATACTACACAAAAAAACTTGAGGACAACTCTTTTAACAGCTCTGGATTTGCTGATATATCTGTAATGGCTGTTTACGGCTTCAAGTATGATGAAGGTTTTATGCCTGTTCCGGAAAAAGAAAGCCTTGATGACCTTATGGACTGGCATTTTACAGTTTACACAGGTATTTCACTTCCTACAGGCGATCCAAATATAAGGGACAGAGATGGAAATATTGATCCTGGAATGTCACTTGGTTTCGGCAAACCAACTGTTACAGTCGGTTTTACAGGAACCAAGCAGATAAATGAAGATCTCACATTTATACTTGACAGTAACTATCTGAAGTTCTTTGAGTACAGGTATAATGATGGAAATAAATACAGATTTGGGGATGAGTTCAGATTTAACACAGCATTTACTTACAGATTAATCACAGACCCGAAAAGTAAATTCAGACTTGATGGAAATTTTGAACTTAACTATCTGTATCTGGGGAGAGACTCCCAGAACGGTGTAAAACTTAAAGGGACAGGCGGGGATATAGTTTACTCCGTTTTAGGATTCCGCCTTTACTACAGGACTATCAGTGTTGGACTTGGTATAAAAAAACCTGTCTGGAAGGATCTTAACGAACAGAGCATTCAGCAGGGAGCAGAAGGAAAGGAAAACTACAGAATTATATTCACATTTTCAGCTTTATTTTAA
- a CDS encoding DUF4198 domain-containing protein has protein sequence MRRFILAIIFLISSVYAHDLWIEKEGKSYTLYYGHRYSSHKGKNIIRYNPENIESVVCVDSSGDKKKLNILRVYPLKIRSECSLLYVILKPQYWTKTPYGTVNKKKSVVKMPINSWVSHEGVKRIDRWNRDLQRSFKDGIDIIPVNDPFSLDVGDKLRLLITFNGKPVENVAVAYDGRFRGMTDRNGRINIRIKHKGLQSVEATYRIKLDSEEVDEILHTLILNFELR, from the coding sequence ATGAGAAGATTTATTTTAGCAATTATTTTTCTTATATCTTCTGTATACGCACATGATCTGTGGATTGAAAAAGAGGGTAAAAGCTACACACTTTACTATGGACACAGATACTCATCACATAAAGGAAAAAATATTATAAGGTATAACCCGGAAAATATTGAATCTGTCGTATGTGTTGACAGTTCAGGAGATAAAAAAAAGCTAAATATACTCAGGGTTTACCCTTTAAAGATAAGATCTGAATGTTCATTGCTGTATGTGATATTAAAGCCACAGTACTGGACGAAGACACCTTACGGAACTGTTAACAAGAAAAAAAGCGTTGTAAAAATGCCTATAAACAGCTGGGTATCCCACGAAGGGGTTAAGAGAATTGATAGATGGAACAGGGATCTTCAGAGATCATTTAAAGATGGTATAGATATAATCCCTGTAAATGATCCTTTCAGTCTTGATGTGGGGGATAAACTCAGACTCCTTATTACATTCAATGGGAAACCTGTTGAGAATGTTGCTGTTGCTTATGATGGTAGATTCAGAGGAATGACAGACAGGAACGGAAGAATAAATATCAGGATAAAACATAAGGGACTTCAGTCTGTAGAGGCAACATACAGGATTAAGCTTGATTCTGAAGAGGTTGATGAGATCCTTCACACATTAATACTTAATTTTGAGTTAAGGTAA
- a CDS encoding IclR family transcriptional regulator codes for MANQALEDALNIIEILGKEYSMGVSELSKILKLNKNKVFRIIATLELKGLVELDQETGKYKLGTNFIKLEYAYIKSLPFIEIAKPVLRALRQELDETVYLSIPHKKDVIYIYEEQTRKPVIIKSRLAKRFKASKTAAGKVLKRAKKEVGFIYEYEIHPEEEISEIATIVRDEFYHPLAAVSIIAPMYRTPPEKMEGEIKDKIISAAEEITELLAPTFSI; via the coding sequence ATGGCTAATCAGGCATTAGAGGATGCACTTAACATTATAGAGATACTTGGTAAAGAGTATTCCATGGGTGTTTCTGAGCTCAGTAAGATCCTTAAACTTAACAAGAACAAAGTTTTCAGAATTATAGCAACTTTAGAGCTGAAGGGTCTTGTTGAGCTTGATCAGGAAACAGGAAAATACAAGCTTGGAACTAACTTTATCAAACTTGAGTACGCATACATAAAAAGTCTTCCATTTATAGAGATAGCAAAACCTGTACTGAGAGCTTTAAGACAGGAGCTGGATGAAACAGTTTATCTATCCATACCACACAAAAAAGATGTTATCTATATATACGAGGAGCAGACGAGAAAACCTGTTATTATAAAATCAAGACTGGCTAAAAGGTTTAAAGCCTCAAAAACCGCAGCGGGAAAGGTTCTGAAAAGGGCCAAAAAGGAAGTAGGTTTTATATACGAGTACGAGATACATCCTGAGGAGGAGATATCTGAGATTGCAACAATAGTAAGAGATGAGTTCTATCATCCTTTAGCTGCTGTATCTATTATCGCACCTATGTACAGAACCCCTCCTGAAAAGATGGAAGGGGAGATAAAAGATAAGATCATATCTGCTGCCGAGGAGATAACTGAACTGTTAGCTCCAACATTCTCAATTTAA
- a CDS encoding phosphate porin, whose amino-acid sequence MRKKAWKIVVPSLLTASLLLNSPSEAAAKFKINDESNVWISFLLQLRGEWLEDGQIDGSGWKSDFYIRRARILFGGKINRYVDFFVETDNPNMGKDTAIKDNAGNTIGYKSSTESRTFIQDAWVRLTFSKAFKVVFGQILLPFSHNNATGATSLLGLDYNLSVVKFPQTGHFVWRDYGAEVMGLVSLPAGSLDYRVGIFDGVETLKGTGVTINGDDNYRLTGRIQYNLFDSEGFYYKGTYLGKKKIVSIGAGFDYQKDAAADSYDSPTKVDDYKAWTVDLFVDYPLENSDVVTFEAGYINYDYGNLNSSDGKAVYAQFGYLFNKNIGIGKVEPVLRYQNFDSSISGNDTTEYYIGFAYWIDGFRANIKAEYKINESDASKQDAVYLQTQILF is encoded by the coding sequence ATGAGGAAAAAAGCGTGGAAAATCGTTGTCCCATCACTACTTACAGCTTCTCTACTTTTAAATTCTCCATCTGAGGCAGCAGCAAAGTTTAAGATCAATGATGAGAGCAACGTATGGATCAGCTTTCTATTACAGCTTAGAGGTGAGTGGCTTGAGGATGGACAGATTGATGGTTCAGGATGGAAGAGTGATTTTTACATCAGAAGGGCAAGGATACTTTTTGGTGGAAAGATAAACAGGTATGTTGATTTCTTTGTTGAGACTGATAACCCTAATATGGGGAAGGATACAGCTATTAAAGATAACGCTGGAAATACTATAGGTTACAAAAGCAGTACTGAATCAAGAACATTTATACAGGATGCATGGGTAAGACTTACATTTTCAAAAGCATTCAAGGTAGTTTTTGGACAGATACTCCTTCCTTTCTCACACAACAACGCTACAGGGGCTACATCACTCCTTGGTCTTGATTACAATCTCAGTGTAGTCAAGTTTCCTCAGACAGGTCATTTCGTTTGGAGGGATTACGGTGCTGAGGTTATGGGACTAGTATCACTTCCAGCAGGAAGCCTTGACTACAGAGTTGGAATATTTGATGGTGTAGAAACATTAAAGGGAACAGGTGTTACTATCAACGGTGATGATAACTACAGACTAACTGGAAGAATCCAGTACAACCTTTTTGACAGTGAAGGCTTTTACTACAAGGGAACGTACCTTGGTAAGAAGAAGATTGTATCAATAGGTGCAGGTTTTGATTACCAGAAGGATGCTGCAGCTGACAGTTATGACTCACCTACTAAGGTAGATGATTATAAAGCATGGACTGTAGATCTTTTTGTAGATTATCCACTTGAGAATAGTGATGTTGTTACATTTGAGGCAGGTTACATAAACTACGATTACGGAAATCTTAACTCAAGTGATGGAAAGGCTGTATATGCCCAGTTTGGTTATCTGTTTAACAAAAATATAGGTATAGGTAAAGTAGAACCAGTTTTAAGATACCAGAACTTTGATTCATCAATCTCTGGGAATGATACTACAGAGTACTACATAGGATTTGCTTACTGGATAGACGGATTCAGGGCAAATATAAAAGCTGAGTACAAGATAAATGAGAGTGATGCATCAAAACAGGACGCTGTGTATCTCCAGACCCAAATACTCTTTTAA